From a region of the Macrobrachium nipponense isolate FS-2020 chromosome 3, ASM1510439v2, whole genome shotgun sequence genome:
- the LOC135222318 gene encoding calponin homology domain-containing protein DDB_G0272472-like, translated as MFQLYSSLLVVLGVVAGDLTAWTINDLFDFLCYQGVDGGLRVHDTLAAAVDSFEPEIIDSFEPEIVAEPNSLMTPAFAFAIFGLALLAGLAFAVCWKFGNHGSKVHDLDEDLETDDFKPDCNLQMDDLEEDDSEDELEQEDSEDDLEEDNSEDDLEQEDSEDDLEQEDSEDYLELEDSEDDLEIDIDEVSRLENRLELEDKEYSDNDLKMDKCESSRLEDLLEQEEPKEMIKCEDTEDELESEMTEVSRPEESLELDELTRTEDGPETVENPNSLMTPAFAFAIPVLALLAGLAFAVCWNDNSHGNHLQELEDHLESERAEESRLEETLELDLEKQRLTEELEESRVAADEMERLWKEAKEEIAWLKNQMAEKDLLLRKNADHEAVMKSEIAKLHHQNEEVMAEHQHLEDDLKRAVYEGERMQKFNNDLMEELEFLEKKCEEERITASLIREELELKEEENRLKAEIIEAELQVMKNWVSELGGRNARLAEELEEVEMEVTSVKKELGNEKRKTQILTEEVQVMRKWVTELGGENSRLQEEADEYCLEITSLKKSLGKEKEQNSVLQDALHYRREIESLFEAEKKRRKEMENSLRVLKEELDNRDLQIERFLNEERKLISEKEDIEEKLDIALNHGNELNSLLEEADEKAKNIANELEEEVQKRENQIRHLLGQGERLKEELQQLGKECERLTEKCRIQEEHEVRQEQRFRECLRRQEEALRQQDKYLLMTLLHGTAQRNFHLQHITQDGNVVDETREMEKEDEGQEEDLSDLLQTRKETQHRNYCEAQRERTNYGRQWEVLTQTLKDVVHGDERMAEATNGGPNKHCGVYSEPPDQKEES; from the coding sequence ATGTTTCAGCTATACAGCAGTTTACTTGTGGTATTAGGAGTTGTGGCAGGCGACTTGACCGCTTGGACTATTAATGATTTGTTTGATTTCCTCTGTTATCAAGGAGTCGACGGCGGTTTACGAGTACATGATactcttgctgctgctgttgacTCTTTTGAACCGGAAATCATTGACTCTTTTGAACCGGAAATTGTTGCAGAACCTAACAGCTTGATGACGCCAGCCTTTGCCTTTGCCATCTTCGGATTGGCCTTGTTGGCAGGCTTGGCTTTTGCTGTTTGCTGGAAATTCGGAAATCATGGAAGCAAAGTTCATgatttggatgaagatctggaaACTGATGACTTTAAACCGGACTGCAATCTACAGATGGACGACCTGGAAGAAGACGACAGCGAGGATGAACTGGAACAAGAAgacagcgaggacgacctggaagAAGACAACAGCGAGGATGACCTGGAACAAGAAGACAGCGAGGATGACCTGGAACAAGAAGACAGCGAGGACTACCTGGAATTAGAAGACAGTGAGGACGACCTGGAAATAGATATAGATGAAGTGTCTAGACTAGAAAATCGTCTAGAACTTGAAGACAAGGAATATAGTGACAATGACTTGAAAATGGATAAGTGCGAATCATCTAGACTGGAAGATCTTTTAGAACAGGAAGAAccgaaagaaatgataaaatgtgAAGATACTGAAGATGAACTGGAAAGCGAAATGACCGAAGTATCTCGGCCAGAGGAGAGCTTAGAACTGGATGAACTGACACGTACTGAAGATGGTCCAGAAACTGTTGAAAACCCGAACAGCTTGATGACGCCAGCCTTTGCCTTTGCCATTCCCGTTTTGGCCTTGTTGGCAGGCTTGGCCTTTGCTGTGTGCTGGAATGACAACAGTCATGGAAACCATCTTCAGGAACTGGAAGACCATCTGGAAAGCGAAAGGGCCGAAGAATCTAGGCTGGAAGAGACCTTAGAACTGGATCTAGAAAAGCAGAGATTGACAGAAGAACTGGAAGAGAGTCGGGTTGCTGCAGATGAAATGGAACGTCTATGGAAGGAGGCGAAGGAGGAGATTGCTTGGCTCAAGAATCAAATGGCAGAAAAGGACCTCTTGCTAAGAAAGAATGCTGACCATGAAGCAGTTATGAAGAGTGAAATTGCAAAGTTGCATCATCAAAATGAAGAAGTCATGGCTGAACACCAGCACTTGGAAGATGACCTAAAACGGGCTGTATACGAAGGAGAGAGGATGCAGAAATTCAATAACGATCTTATGGAGGAATTAGAGTTTCTGGAGAAGAAATGCGAGGAGGAAAGGATAACAGCAAGTCTCATCCGAGAAGAACTAGAGctgaaggaagaggaaaataGACTCAAAGCTGAGATCATCGAAGCAGAACTACAAGTGATGAAGAACTGGGTCTCAGAATTAGGAGGACGGAATGCGAGATTGGCTGAGGAGTTAGAAGAAGTGGAAATGGAAGTGACTTCAGTGAAGAAGGAGCTAGGAAATGAGAAGAGGAAGACCCAAATTTTGACTGAAGAAGTCCAGGTCATGAGGAAGTGGGTCACAGAGTTAGGAGGGGAGAATTCCAGGCTCCAGGAAGAGGCAGACGAATACTGCCTGGAAATAACTTCACTGAAGAAATCGTTAGGGAAGGAGAAAGAGCAAAACAGCGTTTTACAGGATGCTCTTCATTATAGGAGAGAGATTGAAAGCTTATTTGAGGcagaaaagaagagaaggaaggagatgGAGAATTCCCTCAGAGTCTTAAAAGAAGAGCTCGACAACAGGGACCTCCAAATAGAAAGATTCTtaaatgaggaaagaaaattaatatctgAAAAAGAGGACATAGAAGAGAAGCTAGACATCGCTCTTAATCACGGGAATGAACTGAACAGCTTGCTGGAGGAAGCAGATGAGAAGGCCAAAAATATTGCTAATGAATTAGAGGAAGAGGTCCAGAAAAGGGAGAACCAAATACGCCATTTGTTAGGCCAAGGAGAAAGACTCAAGGAAGAACTGCAGCAACTTGGAAAAGAATGTGAAAGGTTGACAGAAAAGTGCAGGATACAAGAGGAACATGAGGTGAGGCAAGAACAACGTTTCAGAGAGTGTCTAAGGAGACAGGAAGAGGCTTTGAGGCAACAGGATAAATACCTGTTGATGACACTTCTCCATGGGACAGCTCAGAGGAATTTCCACCTGCAACACATTACACAGGATGGAAATGTTGTGGACGAAACCAGGGAAATGGAGAAGGAAGATGAAGGACAAGAAGAGGACCTGTCTGACCTCTTGCAAACGAGGAAGGAGACCCAGCACAGGAACTACTGTGAAGCCCAACGTGAGAGGACCAACTACGGGCGGCAGTGGGAGGTCCTAACTCAGACTTTGAAGGATGTCGTGCATGGAGATGAGAGAATGGCAGAAGCGACGAACGGAGGTCctaataagcactgtggagtttacAGTGAGCCTCCAGATCAAAAAGAGGAGAGTTGA